One segment of Chelonia mydas isolate rCheMyd1 chromosome 13, rCheMyd1.pri.v2, whole genome shotgun sequence DNA contains the following:
- the EMILIN3 gene encoding EMILIN-3, which produces MGGKNMSRTSGNSLFWVFSYLCLGTLVSPTDAKGTYYHHPAPVSYSNRYNLYTSGSSPQLSPGKPMGKHKSYCAYVVQRNVTCTLQDGVESYVKAEYHKCSWGPKCPGKVLYRTFYRPKYKIGYKTVTELAWRCCPGLMGEGCHDSPTDQPGLLPQRPSPKIPPGHKMFPGPRVPPHPQIHPEPFPGPKKNHYGRKIPGIFGDRLDRLEEEVRRLSQSYDSLHNVVSGLGDHLRLAIQEDTNKMIGSLMNSPSVPDSTVGFGVIPDGIVDVADKADIATYPPVGEILAKVSEVSDVLKTKTDLLNEVHGLVLDHDGQIKHLLESARPSPLTSIDMLEEYMDTRLSNLRAELLDGFEKKLVKIQSTCDFRIKEVQQQCEEEKAANLRLQQTLDGKELEIKKEISQLETQIQGLTVVESCCGNLNYLTERMDILEKGLHSISESQKNLHSHLNGEFSTVTLGSLVEGRFEDLEVRLNATGRETGSCCSSLEDSMMGLVGSELDGVRTSFEDKMRTLEDRFMTIVGELSNVSTPAGLDGAVMPLLEGELANVRKQTDERLEVLQSQLTTLENTCLLGCASASKDVETFRTEIEDCQSKNQDLLLRMDSNNDLLRKLNATILEIQRRIDEEAAGSLQGEITLLKINLNTVSKSLTGLKDSVSQYSNTVLHVNSSLDEHERKIEDEVHSIQEKVSDQGSQLIFSNKRVLNLKGDLERLKARIVNDLSNCKNAAHDLQKEVDQFDSRVAQVENMCGGLGAMTGSLDVIRDELEKHTGSLWGYMDHMNGTLAAHSQEITVLKDNLLDCQAKVTELAEQVTHL; this is translated from the exons ATGGGCGGAAAGAACATGAGCAGGACAAGTGGAAACTCTCTCTTCTGGGTTTTCTCCTACCTCTGCCTGGGGACGTTGGTTTCCCCGACGGATGCCAAAGGGACCTATTACCACCACCCCGCCCCTGTCTCTTACAGTAACCGATACAATCTTTATACCTCAGGATCTAGCCCGCAGCTCAGCCCCGGGAAGCCCATGGGGAAGCACAA GAGCTACTGTGCGTATGTGGTGCAGAGAAATGTGACATGCACCCTGCAGGATGGGGTGGAGAGCTACGTGAAGGCAGAGTATCACAAGTGCAGCTGGGGGCCCAAGTGCCCCGGGAAAGTCCT GTACCGCACCTTCTACAGACCCAAGTACAAGATTGGCTACAAGACAGTGACTGAGCTGGCATGGAGGTGCTGCCCAGGACTCATGGGAGAAGGGTGTCATGACAGCCCTACCGATCAACCAGGCCTGCTGCCCCAGCGCCCCAGCCCTAAGATTCCTCCTGGTCACAAGATGTTTCCAGGTCCTAGagttcctccccatccccaaatccaCCCTGAGCCGTTTCCAGGTCCAAAGAAGAACCACTATG GCAGGAAGATACCTGGCATCTTTGGGGACAGGCTGGACCGGCTGGAAGAGGAGGTAAGGCGCCTCTCGCAGTCCTACGACAGCCTGCACAATGTGGTGAGCGGGCTGGGGGACCACCTGCGTCTGGCCATCCAAGAGGACACCAACAAGATGATCGGGTCCCTGATGAACAGCCCAAGTGTGCCTGACTCAACGGTGGGCTTTGGGGTCATTCCTGATGGGATTGTGGATGTGGCTGACAAAGCAGACATCGCCACCTATCCACCCgtgggtgagatcctagccaagGTGAGTGAGGTGAGTGATGTGCTGAAGACCAAGACAGATTTGCTCAATGAGGTGCATGGCCTGGTCCTGGACCATGATGGGCAGATCAAACACCTGCTGGAGTCAGCTAGGCCATCACCCCTCACCTCCATTGACATGTTGGAGGAGTACATGGACACCCGGCTGAGCAACCTGCGAGCAGAGCTGCTGGATGGCTTTGAGAAGAAGCTGGTGAAAATCCAGAGCACATGTGACTTCAGGATCAAGGAGGTGCAACAGCAGTGTGAGGAGGAGAAAGCTGCCAACTTGCGGCTACAGCAGACCCTGGACGGCAAGGAACTGGAAATCAAGAAGGAGATCTCCCAGCTGGAGACCCAGATCCAAGGGTTGACAGTGGTGGAGAGCTGCTGCGGCAACCTGAACTACCTCACCGAGCGCATGGACATCCTGGAGAAGGGCCTACACAGCATCTCCGAGTCCCAGAAGAACCTGCACTCGCATCTCAATGGTGAGTTCTCCACTGTCACCCTGGGGAGCCTTGTTGAAGGGCGCTTTGAGGACCTGGAGGTGAGGCTCAATGCTACAGGGAGAGAgactggcagctgctgctccagcttgGAGGACAGCATGATGGGCCTTGTGGGGTCAGAGTTGGACGGTGTGAGGACCTCATTTGAGGACAAAATGAGGACCTTGGAGGACAGGTTCATGACCATTGTGGGGGAGCTGAGCAATGTCAGCACCCCAGCAGGCCTGGATGGAGCCGTGATGCCCTTGCTGGAGGGAGAGCTTGCCAACGTGAGGAAGCAGACAGACGAGAGACTGGAGGTGCTGCAGAGCCAGCTCACCACCCTGGAGAACACCTGCTTACTGGGCTGCGCCTCTGCTTCCAAAGATGTGGAGACCTTTCGGACAGAAATTGAGGACTGCCAGAGCAAGAACCAGGATCTGCTGCTCAGAATGGACAGTAACAACGACCTCCTGCGCAAGCTGAACGCCACCATCCTGGAGATCCAGAGGCGGATTGATGAGGAGGCAGCCGGCTCCCTGCAGGGCGAGATCACCCTGCTCAAGATCAACCTGAATACTGTGAGCAAGTCACTGACAGGGCTCAAGGACTCCGTCTCCCAGTACTCCAACACCGTGCTGCACGTCAACTCTTCACTGGACGAACACGAGCGCAAGATAGAGGACGAGGTGCACTCCATTCAGGAGAAGGTCAGCGACCAAGGCTCGCAGCTCATCTTCAGCAACAAGCGCGTCCTTAACCTGAAAGGCGACCTGGAGAGACTCAAAGCCAGGATCGTGAATGACCTAAGCAACTGCAAGAATGCCGCACACGACCTGCAGAAGGAGGTGGACCAGTTTGACAGCCGCGTAGCCCAGGTGGAAAATATGTGCGGCGGGCTCGGTGCCATGACGGGGAGCCTGGACGTCATCCGCGATGAGCTGGAGAAGCACACAGGCAGCCTGTGGGGCTACATGGACCATATGAACGGGACATTGGCCGCCCACTCTCAGGAAATAACTGTACTGAAGGACAACTTGCTGGATTGCCAGGCCAAAGTGACAGAGCTGGCTGAACAGGTCACCCACTTGTAA